Proteins encoded together in one Lathyrus oleraceus cultivar Zhongwan6 chromosome 5, CAAS_Psat_ZW6_1.0, whole genome shotgun sequence window:
- the LOC127080766 gene encoding uncharacterized mitochondrial protein AtMg00810-like yields MQSEFDALIRNKTWDLVPRPCDANLIRCIWSFRHKKNSDGSFEHYKARLVGDGRLQVAVSRHPDGIFLSQSTYASEIVECVGMTFCKPPATPVYTKQKLSTSSGTSYEDPSLYRSLAGAL; encoded by the exons atgcaatctgaatttgatGCTCTTATTCGAAATAAGACGTGGGATTTAGTTCCTCGTCCTTGTGATGCTAATCTTATTCGATGTATATGGAGTTTTAGGCATAAGAAAAATTCTGATGGCTCCTTTGAGCATTATAAGGCTCGTCTTGTAGGTGATGGCAGGTTACAGGTTGCAG TATCTCGTCATCCTGATGGCATATTTCTCAGTCAAAGCACTTATGCCTCAGAGATCGTTGAATGTGTTGGCATGACGTTTTGTAAACCACCAGCCACTCCTGTTTACACCAAGCAGAAACTCAGCACCTCATCTGGCACTTCTTATGAGGATCCCTCCTTATATCGGAGTCTTGCAGGGGCCCTATAG